In Entelurus aequoreus isolate RoL-2023_Sb linkage group LG02, RoL_Eaeq_v1.1, whole genome shotgun sequence, one genomic interval encodes:
- the LOC133638776 gene encoding caprin-1-like isoform X3 — MPSAMVGNNAVQSAIPELGKASQSETMKQVLGVIDKKVRNMEKKKSKLDDYQAKKDKGERLNQDQLEALSKYQEILNNIDFARELQKGFLTLGQDIQKTVKKTARREQLHREELEQLRLKTVLELQFLLDQLGDETVRQELKRPDASGSSLLTDADLASFDEFYKLVGPDRNYDVRLTEQYKEASLHMWELLEGKNKAVAGTSYKSLKGTLDKLLQSGFFDRAQSGHNGTCEDEVEVEAQDQEKQTTVTDSNIEEQPSEPEATVTENHPETVKVETTEFVNRQFIPESTYSSTDTELEEWSVDVQMVNSLQLQPPTQLTPEPTVDVNPVTPSPPTDPVVRKQVVQDLMAQMQGTYNFMQDSMLEFDGQALDPAIVSAQPMKPVQTVDLQQMASLSESRLSQISAATGPKELSQVFNMNTSTPPSTGHADSLKQPGQFSAGYAQGFSGQSDNTVDQPEAPQETLQSVVAGFQPQAQVLPSPVGHEDSSPASFGQSGQSFYNSRPMTRGGARNSRGAMNGYRGSSNGFRGRYEGYRPSFSNPPSGGYTQSQFNTGTRDYSNNYQREGYQQGYKRGSAQGARGLSRGNAQAMRS; from the exons ATGCCTTCAGCAATGGTTGGCAACAATGCTGTGCAGTCTGCCATTCCAGAGCTTGGAAAGGCAAGCCAGTCGGAAACCATGAAGCAGGTGCTTGGCGTGATTGACAAGAAAGTTCGCAACATGGAGAAAAAAAAG TCCAAGTTGGATGACTATCAAGCAAAGAAGGATAAAGGTGAAAGACTGAACCAGGATCAACTG GAGGCTTTGTCAAAGTACCAGGAGATtctcaacaacattgattttgctcGAGAGTTGCAGAAGGGCTTCCTGACTCTGGGCCAGGAC ATTCAGAAGACGGTGAAGAAGACTGCGAGGAGGGAACAGCTACATCGAGAGGAGCTGGAACAACTGCGGCTGAAAACTGTTTTGGAGCTGCAGTTCTTACTGGACCAGTTGGGAGATGAAACTGTCAGGCAGGAACTGAAACGGCCTGATGCCTCGGGTTCCTCCTTGCTCACGGACGCTGATCTTGCATCCTTTGATGAGTTCTACAAACTTGTAGGTCCAGATCGCAACTATGACGTGAG GTTGACTGAACAATACAAAGAGGCCTCACTACACATGTGGGAACTGCTCGAGGGCAAAAACAAGGCTGTGGCAGGAACTTCAT ACAAGTCGCTGAAGGGGACACTGGACAAGTTGCTGCAAAGTGGCTTCTTTGACCGAGCACAGAGTGGTCACAATGGAACATGTGAGGacgaggtggaggtggaggcgcAGGACCAGGAAAAGCAAACGACAGTGACTGATTCTAATATTGAGGAGCAACCATCTGAACCTG AAGCAACAGTGACTGAAAATCATCCAGAGACAGTGAAAGTGGAAACCACAGAG TTTGTTAACAGGCAGTTTATCCCGGAAAGCACTTACAGCAGTACAGACACAGAACTGGAGGAGTGGTCAGTAGACGTTCAG ATGGTGAACTCCCTCCAGCTTCAGCCCCCAACCCAGCTGACTCCAGAACCAACTGTCGATGTGAACCCTGTCACTCCTTCCCCGCCTACTGACCCAGTAGTCAGGAAGCAGGTAGTGCAAGATCTCATGGCCCAGATGCAAGGGACGTATAACTTCATGCAG GACTCAATGTTGGAATTTGATGGCCAAGCCCTCGACCCGGCAATTGTTTCCGCCCAGCCCATGAAGCCAGTCCAAACTGTAGACCTACAACAGATGGCCT CCCTTTCAGAGTCCAGGCTTTCACAAATAAGTGCGGCGACGGGACCAAAGGAACTCTCACAA GTATTCAACATGAACACATCTACGCCTCCATCCACTGGCCATGCAGACTCCCTGAAGCAGCCAGGCCAGTTCTCTGCCGGCTACGCGCAGGGTTTCAGCGGTCAGTCTGATAACACGGTGGACCAGCCGGAGGCTCCGCAGGAGACATTACAGTCAG TTGTTGCTGGCTTCCAGCCCCAAGCCCAGGTCCTGCCTTCCCCAGTCGGACATGAAGACTCATCACCCGCAAGTTTTGGACAGTCGGGTCAGTCCTTCTACAACAGCAGGCCCATGACGAGGGGCGGGGCCAGGAACAGCAGAGGCGCCATGAACGGTTACCGaggttcttctaatggatttcgAG GCCGATATGAAGGCTACCGCCCTTCTTTTTCTAACCCTCCCAGCGGTGGTTACACTCAAAGCCAATTCAACACGGGGACCCGGGACTACTCGAATAACTACCAGAGG GAGGGCTACCAACAAGGTTACAAACGTGGATCTGCCCAAGGAGCACGAGGATTGTCTCGAGGTAATGCTCAGGCCATGCGATCCTAA
- the LOC133638776 gene encoding caprin-1-like isoform X1, translating into MPSAMVGNNAVQSAIPELGKASQSETMKQVLGVIDKKVRNMEKKKSKLDDYQAKKDKGERLNQDQLEALSKYQEILNNIDFARELQKGFLTLGQDIQKTVKKTARREQLHREELEQLRLKTVLELQFLLDQLGDETVRQELKRPDASGSSLLTDADLASFDEFYKLVGPDRNYDVRLTEQYKEASLHMWELLEGKNKAVAGTSYKSLKGTLDKLLQSGFFDRAQSGHNGTCEDEVEVEAQDQEKQTTVTDSNIEEQPSEPEATVTENHPETVKVETTEFVNRQFIPESTYSSTDTELEEWSVDVQMVNSLQLQPPTQLTPEPTVDVNPVTPSPPTDPVVRKQVVQDLMAQMQGTYNFMQDSMLEFDGQALDPAIVSAQPMKPVQTVDLQQMASLSESRLSQISAATGPKELSQAAMSLSSEPSSASSCSLSSAFPPASKSIRPGGINVNAAPFQSVQAVFNMNTSTPPSTGHADSLKQPGQFSAGYAQGFSGQSDNTVDQPEAPQETLQSVVAGFQPQAQVLPSPVGHEDSSPASFGQSGQSFYNSRPMTRGGARNSRGAMNGYRGSSNGFRGRYEGYRPSFSNPPSGGYTQSQFNTGTRDYSNNYQREGYQQGYKRGSAQGARGLSRGNAQAMRS; encoded by the exons ATGCCTTCAGCAATGGTTGGCAACAATGCTGTGCAGTCTGCCATTCCAGAGCTTGGAAAGGCAAGCCAGTCGGAAACCATGAAGCAGGTGCTTGGCGTGATTGACAAGAAAGTTCGCAACATGGAGAAAAAAAAG TCCAAGTTGGATGACTATCAAGCAAAGAAGGATAAAGGTGAAAGACTGAACCAGGATCAACTG GAGGCTTTGTCAAAGTACCAGGAGATtctcaacaacattgattttgctcGAGAGTTGCAGAAGGGCTTCCTGACTCTGGGCCAGGAC ATTCAGAAGACGGTGAAGAAGACTGCGAGGAGGGAACAGCTACATCGAGAGGAGCTGGAACAACTGCGGCTGAAAACTGTTTTGGAGCTGCAGTTCTTACTGGACCAGTTGGGAGATGAAACTGTCAGGCAGGAACTGAAACGGCCTGATGCCTCGGGTTCCTCCTTGCTCACGGACGCTGATCTTGCATCCTTTGATGAGTTCTACAAACTTGTAGGTCCAGATCGCAACTATGACGTGAG GTTGACTGAACAATACAAAGAGGCCTCACTACACATGTGGGAACTGCTCGAGGGCAAAAACAAGGCTGTGGCAGGAACTTCAT ACAAGTCGCTGAAGGGGACACTGGACAAGTTGCTGCAAAGTGGCTTCTTTGACCGAGCACAGAGTGGTCACAATGGAACATGTGAGGacgaggtggaggtggaggcgcAGGACCAGGAAAAGCAAACGACAGTGACTGATTCTAATATTGAGGAGCAACCATCTGAACCTG AAGCAACAGTGACTGAAAATCATCCAGAGACAGTGAAAGTGGAAACCACAGAG TTTGTTAACAGGCAGTTTATCCCGGAAAGCACTTACAGCAGTACAGACACAGAACTGGAGGAGTGGTCAGTAGACGTTCAG ATGGTGAACTCCCTCCAGCTTCAGCCCCCAACCCAGCTGACTCCAGAACCAACTGTCGATGTGAACCCTGTCACTCCTTCCCCGCCTACTGACCCAGTAGTCAGGAAGCAGGTAGTGCAAGATCTCATGGCCCAGATGCAAGGGACGTATAACTTCATGCAG GACTCAATGTTGGAATTTGATGGCCAAGCCCTCGACCCGGCAATTGTTTCCGCCCAGCCCATGAAGCCAGTCCAAACTGTAGACCTACAACAGATGGCCT CCCTTTCAGAGTCCAGGCTTTCACAAATAAGTGCGGCGACGGGACCAAAGGAACTCTCACAA GCTGCAATGTCTCTGTCCTCTGAGCCGTCCTCAGCTTCCTCTTGCTCCCTGTCCTCTGCCTTCCCACCCGCCTCCAAATCCATTCGCCCGGGTGGCATCAATGTCAACGCTGCACCCTTCCAGTCAGTGCAAGCG GTATTCAACATGAACACATCTACGCCTCCATCCACTGGCCATGCAGACTCCCTGAAGCAGCCAGGCCAGTTCTCTGCCGGCTACGCGCAGGGTTTCAGCGGTCAGTCTGATAACACGGTGGACCAGCCGGAGGCTCCGCAGGAGACATTACAGTCAG TTGTTGCTGGCTTCCAGCCCCAAGCCCAGGTCCTGCCTTCCCCAGTCGGACATGAAGACTCATCACCCGCAAGTTTTGGACAGTCGGGTCAGTCCTTCTACAACAGCAGGCCCATGACGAGGGGCGGGGCCAGGAACAGCAGAGGCGCCATGAACGGTTACCGaggttcttctaatggatttcgAG GCCGATATGAAGGCTACCGCCCTTCTTTTTCTAACCCTCCCAGCGGTGGTTACACTCAAAGCCAATTCAACACGGGGACCCGGGACTACTCGAATAACTACCAGAGG GAGGGCTACCAACAAGGTTACAAACGTGGATCTGCCCAAGGAGCACGAGGATTGTCTCGAGGTAATGCTCAGGCCATGCGATCCTAA
- the LOC133638776 gene encoding caprin-1-like isoform X2, whose protein sequence is MPSAMVGNNAVQSAIPELGKASQSETMKQVLGVIDKKVRNMEKKKSKLDDYQAKKDKGERLNQDQLEALSKYQEILNNIDFARELQKGFLTLGQDIQKTVKKTARREQLHREELEQLRLKTVLELQFLLDQLGDETVRQELKRPDASGSSLLTDADLASFDEFYKLVGPDRNYDVRLTEQYKEASLHMWELLEGKNKAVAGTSYKSLKGTLDKLLQSGFFDRAQSGHNGTCEDEVEVEAQDQEKQTTVTDSNIEEQPSEPATVTENHPETVKVETTEFVNRQFIPESTYSSTDTELEEWSVDVQMVNSLQLQPPTQLTPEPTVDVNPVTPSPPTDPVVRKQVVQDLMAQMQGTYNFMQDSMLEFDGQALDPAIVSAQPMKPVQTVDLQQMASLSESRLSQISAATGPKELSQAAMSLSSEPSSASSCSLSSAFPPASKSIRPGGINVNAAPFQSVQAVFNMNTSTPPSTGHADSLKQPGQFSAGYAQGFSGQSDNTVDQPEAPQETLQSVVAGFQPQAQVLPSPVGHEDSSPASFGQSGQSFYNSRPMTRGGARNSRGAMNGYRGSSNGFRGRYEGYRPSFSNPPSGGYTQSQFNTGTRDYSNNYQREGYQQGYKRGSAQGARGLSRGNAQAMRS, encoded by the exons ATGCCTTCAGCAATGGTTGGCAACAATGCTGTGCAGTCTGCCATTCCAGAGCTTGGAAAGGCAAGCCAGTCGGAAACCATGAAGCAGGTGCTTGGCGTGATTGACAAGAAAGTTCGCAACATGGAGAAAAAAAAG TCCAAGTTGGATGACTATCAAGCAAAGAAGGATAAAGGTGAAAGACTGAACCAGGATCAACTG GAGGCTTTGTCAAAGTACCAGGAGATtctcaacaacattgattttgctcGAGAGTTGCAGAAGGGCTTCCTGACTCTGGGCCAGGAC ATTCAGAAGACGGTGAAGAAGACTGCGAGGAGGGAACAGCTACATCGAGAGGAGCTGGAACAACTGCGGCTGAAAACTGTTTTGGAGCTGCAGTTCTTACTGGACCAGTTGGGAGATGAAACTGTCAGGCAGGAACTGAAACGGCCTGATGCCTCGGGTTCCTCCTTGCTCACGGACGCTGATCTTGCATCCTTTGATGAGTTCTACAAACTTGTAGGTCCAGATCGCAACTATGACGTGAG GTTGACTGAACAATACAAAGAGGCCTCACTACACATGTGGGAACTGCTCGAGGGCAAAAACAAGGCTGTGGCAGGAACTTCAT ACAAGTCGCTGAAGGGGACACTGGACAAGTTGCTGCAAAGTGGCTTCTTTGACCGAGCACAGAGTGGTCACAATGGAACATGTGAGGacgaggtggaggtggaggcgcAGGACCAGGAAAAGCAAACGACAGTGACTGATTCTAATATTGAGGAGCAACCATCTGAACCTG CAACAGTGACTGAAAATCATCCAGAGACAGTGAAAGTGGAAACCACAGAG TTTGTTAACAGGCAGTTTATCCCGGAAAGCACTTACAGCAGTACAGACACAGAACTGGAGGAGTGGTCAGTAGACGTTCAG ATGGTGAACTCCCTCCAGCTTCAGCCCCCAACCCAGCTGACTCCAGAACCAACTGTCGATGTGAACCCTGTCACTCCTTCCCCGCCTACTGACCCAGTAGTCAGGAAGCAGGTAGTGCAAGATCTCATGGCCCAGATGCAAGGGACGTATAACTTCATGCAG GACTCAATGTTGGAATTTGATGGCCAAGCCCTCGACCCGGCAATTGTTTCCGCCCAGCCCATGAAGCCAGTCCAAACTGTAGACCTACAACAGATGGCCT CCCTTTCAGAGTCCAGGCTTTCACAAATAAGTGCGGCGACGGGACCAAAGGAACTCTCACAA GCTGCAATGTCTCTGTCCTCTGAGCCGTCCTCAGCTTCCTCTTGCTCCCTGTCCTCTGCCTTCCCACCCGCCTCCAAATCCATTCGCCCGGGTGGCATCAATGTCAACGCTGCACCCTTCCAGTCAGTGCAAGCG GTATTCAACATGAACACATCTACGCCTCCATCCACTGGCCATGCAGACTCCCTGAAGCAGCCAGGCCAGTTCTCTGCCGGCTACGCGCAGGGTTTCAGCGGTCAGTCTGATAACACGGTGGACCAGCCGGAGGCTCCGCAGGAGACATTACAGTCAG TTGTTGCTGGCTTCCAGCCCCAAGCCCAGGTCCTGCCTTCCCCAGTCGGACATGAAGACTCATCACCCGCAAGTTTTGGACAGTCGGGTCAGTCCTTCTACAACAGCAGGCCCATGACGAGGGGCGGGGCCAGGAACAGCAGAGGCGCCATGAACGGTTACCGaggttcttctaatggatttcgAG GCCGATATGAAGGCTACCGCCCTTCTTTTTCTAACCCTCCCAGCGGTGGTTACACTCAAAGCCAATTCAACACGGGGACCCGGGACTACTCGAATAACTACCAGAGG GAGGGCTACCAACAAGGTTACAAACGTGGATCTGCCCAAGGAGCACGAGGATTGTCTCGAGGTAATGCTCAGGCCATGCGATCCTAA